In Fervidobacterium thailandense, a single genomic region encodes these proteins:
- a CDS encoding zinc metallopeptidase — MMFYDPTFVLLIPALLLALWAQIMVQSRFSEYSRVRSRIGMTGSELARFILDAAGLYDVRIEYVPGTLTDHYDPIHKVVRLSQATYNSDSIAALGVVAHEIGHAIQHATKYAPIVIRNAIAPIAQFSSNLAWVFFIIGIITGALGLAKFGILLFIAVVLFSIITLPVEFDASRRAVKILERNLMMPKEELKGVKAVLSAAAMTYVAATLMSIMQLLRMVLIARSRD; from the coding sequence TGGGCTCAGATTATGGTTCAAAGTCGCTTCTCTGAGTACTCAAGAGTTAGGTCCAGAATCGGTATGACTGGTTCGGAACTCGCCCGATTTATTTTGGATGCCGCCGGATTGTACGATGTTCGCATCGAATACGTGCCCGGTACCTTGACGGATCATTACGATCCGATCCACAAAGTAGTTAGGTTATCCCAGGCAACCTATAACAGCGATTCTATTGCAGCTCTCGGCGTGGTCGCGCATGAAATCGGTCACGCGATCCAGCACGCAACTAAGTACGCTCCCATCGTTATCAGGAATGCAATAGCACCCATTGCACAATTTTCTTCGAACCTGGCGTGGGTATTTTTCATCATAGGTATCATCACCGGTGCACTTGGCCTGGCAAAGTTTGGAATCCTTCTGTTTATCGCGGTGGTATTGTTCTCGATAATCACGTTACCGGTTGAATTTGACGCCAGTAGGAGGGCTGTGAAAATCCTGGAGAGAAACCTGATGATGCCCAAAGAAGAGTTGAAAGGTGTCAAAGCCGTGCTCAGTGCCGCTGCTATGACTTACGTAGCCGCAACGTTGATGTCGATCATGCAATTGCTCAGAATGGTTCTCATAGCAAGAAGCCGAGATTGA